From Malaya genurostris strain Urasoe2022 chromosome 2, Malgen_1.1, whole genome shotgun sequence:
TGCAGAACTATGGAGTAACATAGACGACGTGATTGTGAAAACTGTACTCAGTGCGTGGCAGGTTCTGAGGCATACCTATCAAGCAAGTTTTCCAACGCACGATATCATCCAAGCGTGTTTCGAAATTCTAGGGTTCGACATTTTGATAGATGCAAAATTGAAACCGCACATCTTGGAAGTGAACCACTCTCCCTCATTTCACACCGATGAGGCTATTGATCGAGAGATAAAGGAGGCCCTCATTCACGATACCTTCGTGATGTTGAACCTCAACGGTGAGGTAAAGAAACGCGTACTTGAAGAAGATAAACGACGAATCCAAAATAGACTTTTGCAAAGACTGCGTGAGTATTCGAAGTCGAAAGAAAATAGTAAGGAAAGTAGTAGCGATAGTAAGAATGGAGACGATGATGACCCTAACTCGGAGGATCGACTAGGACCGTGGGGCGAACAAATCAATTGGGAGGAAACTCATCTGGGAGGTTTCCGAAGAATATTGCCAGCCCCCGGTGATCCCGATCGGTATGCCCATCTCTTCCTAGCTCAAACACAGGCTTCGGTTTACAACGAAACAGCTGCCAGTAAAAAGCGCGAAGAGTGTGCCAAGCAGCAACGGATCGAGTTGGAAGAACGCTTCAAGCACAATCAAGCTATGCTGAACAAAAACAATCCAAGAGGTGCGAAAACGCTGTGTGCGGGAGAAGACGGAGCCCTGTCGGCACTGAAAAAGAAGAtgaaaaaacgaaaaccaaaGGTCGTCAAGAAACGTGACGAATACAGTCCGGACTTTATCGTTGACTACGAGGAGCGAGAACGAATAGCACTTTTAGCGCAAAGAGATTTTCTTATTCGAACCTGTGGTCTAGTACAAAACGTAAGTCCTTGTCAGTTATGACCGATCGAATGTCATCGTctcatttattgtttttttttttcaatctcagatATACTTGAACTTCAACCGAAACAAGATACTGACTATGTCCGATCAACGCAAATACAAGGACCTGTTCGCTAAACTGATCGCCAGCGATTCGCTTCAGCAGGAACAATCGAACCCTTCAAGCACCACCACATGTCTTCCTGTGCTTCCGAACCATCACGGTGGCAACGGATCTTCCGGAGTCAATCAAAAATTACATTTAAAAAGTTTAGTTACGATCAACGATACTGCCTCATGGATGCAGGTTACGGAAATGCAACTGCCCAGTAGACCACCGTTACCGTATCTGTTGGCTTCGCAGCCTACGAACTACCGGAGCACCAAGTCAACCATGGCCCGTCAGGTCACCAATGTAGTTAAACGGCACAGTATAGATACCAGACAGATGTACTCGGCCTCCGATAAGGTCATCTAGTAGTGAGCACGGGCGGGTAGTGTTCATGTGCTCGATACCCGCGCTTGATCATTCGAATGTAAATGGCGGAATATCGCTAACATCTCTGGTCCCGAGTGGCATTTGCAGTCTGTATTtagttattttaattattttcgaCTATACTAATCAAACTTAGTCTGAGGTTAAAATTATGTGTAAATAAATTTATTGTGAGCTATTTAACGCTGTTGTCTTATTTGCTTTAATTGA
This genomic window contains:
- the LOC131431627 gene encoding tubulin polyglutamylase TTLL13-like isoform X1, with protein sequence MLPRRDNLVKPAKLTTKRKSSSEDDSCEEGSSTSGTTDGSSSSSGSDSEMDTTETSFSSKSAVECVGSSKQQGLLKVNHRSYAVYCDSGKNSKSFCHSVNVEPPDDVRRDPNHNKKNNSTRNDQVVHRKKKSKKIPPISICILNSRYDIIPRICRRLGYRLVSENEHWNVCWTDSLVGVDFCRDMRRFQKINHFPGMFEICRKDLLARNLNRMLKMFPTEYQIFPKTWVFPADLGEAIAYSRTHRSKTYILKPDQGSQGRGIFLTKNLKEINPRDRMICQVYVHRPLLIDGYKFDLRVYTLVTSTDPLRIFVYKEGLARFATNKYREPCITNTSNNFMHLTNYSVNKYSRCFSNDDEVGSKRRFATLNRILTTEGYDIAELWSNIDDVIVKTVLSAWQVLRHTYQASFPTHDIIQACFEILGFDILIDAKLKPHILEVNHSPSFHTDEAIDREIKEALIHDTFVMLNLNGEVKKRVLEEDKRRIQNRLLQRLREYSKSKENSKESSSDSKNGDDDDPNSEDRLGPWGEQINWEETHLGGFRRILPAPGDPDRYAHLFLAQTQASVYNETAASKKREECAKQQRIELEERFKHNQAMLNKNNPRGAKTLCAGEDGALSALKKKMKKRKPKVVKKRDEYSPDFIVDYEERERIALLAQRDFLIRTCGLVQNIYLNFNRNKILTMSDQRKYKDLFAKLIASDSLQQEQSNPSSTTTCLPVLPNHHGGNGSSGVNQKLHLKSLVTINDTASWMQVTEMQLPSRPPLPYLLASQPTNYRSTKSTMARQVTNVVKRHSIDTRQMYSASDKVI
- the LOC131431627 gene encoding tubulin polyglutamylase TTLL13-like isoform X2, which codes for MLPRRDNLVKPAKLTTKRKSSSEDDSCEEGSSTSGTTDGSSSSSGSDSEMDTTETSFSSKSAVECVGSSKQQGLLKVNHRSYAVYCDSGKNSKSFCHSVNVEPPDDVRRDPKPPISICILNSRYDIIPRICRRLGYRLVSENEHWNVCWTDSLVGVDFCRDMRRFQKINHFPGMFEICRKDLLARNLNRMLKMFPTEYQIFPKTWVFPADLGEAIAYSRTHRSKTYILKPDQGSQGRGIFLTKNLKEINPRDRMICQVYVHRPLLIDGYKFDLRVYTLVTSTDPLRIFVYKEGLARFATNKYREPCITNTSNNFMHLTNYSVNKYSRCFSNDDEVGSKRRFATLNRILTTEGYDIAELWSNIDDVIVKTVLSAWQVLRHTYQASFPTHDIIQACFEILGFDILIDAKLKPHILEVNHSPSFHTDEAIDREIKEALIHDTFVMLNLNGEVKKRVLEEDKRRIQNRLLQRLREYSKSKENSKESSSDSKNGDDDDPNSEDRLGPWGEQINWEETHLGGFRRILPAPGDPDRYAHLFLAQTQASVYNETAASKKREECAKQQRIELEERFKHNQAMLNKNNPRGAKTLCAGEDGALSALKKKMKKRKPKVVKKRDEYSPDFIVDYEERERIALLAQRDFLIRTCGLVQNIYLNFNRNKILTMSDQRKYKDLFAKLIASDSLQQEQSNPSSTTTCLPVLPNHHGGNGSSGVNQKLHLKSLVTINDTASWMQVTEMQLPSRPPLPYLLASQPTNYRSTKSTMARQVTNVVKRHSIDTRQMYSASDKVI